The Gilliamella apicola genome window below encodes:
- a CDS encoding DUF6708 domain-containing protein → MPSQYRPQLLGWIDDLDKGTNYLSGADDRLLYANDNYCAFLRKTSSDQIFYLFISLISILSLTFYIIFYFSFNFSFSFSFEISIDNDEKIIDILLSLGVIVSLFAIYLMIPELYQNLFTRKGSPIIFNRKTNKVYINESYFFNFTSFKNPIHFLQPNKKRIKEYDWADLHGVVVHNFSTYSLNTTILMVCEPGTHKTIDHVLLDPLRYGIGSYQVWGWVNNFMCFNDLISLNDGKYTWEQETPFKKDIIQDQGWPEWMVEAFNALSPEHLTEIKQKYHVQ, encoded by the coding sequence ATGCCATCACAATATCGCCCACAATTATTAGGCTGGATAGATGATTTAGATAAAGGTACGAATTACCTTTCAGGTGCCGATGATCGCTTACTGTATGCCAACGATAACTATTGCGCTTTTCTTCGTAAAACGTCATCTGATCAGATTTTTTATTTATTTATTTCCTTAATATCAATATTATCCCTTACTTTTTATATAATTTTTTATTTTTCATTTAATTTTAGTTTTAGTTTTAGTTTTGAAATCTCAATTGATAATGATGAAAAAATTATAGATATTTTATTATCATTAGGCGTTATTGTCAGTTTGTTTGCTATATATCTAATGATTCCCGAACTATACCAAAATCTTTTTACACGAAAAGGTAGTCCAATAATCTTTAATCGTAAAACCAATAAAGTGTATATTAATGAAAGTTATTTCTTTAATTTTACTTCGTTTAAAAATCCGATTCATTTTTTACAGCCTAATAAAAAACGAATAAAAGAGTATGATTGGGCTGATTTACATGGTGTTGTGGTGCATAACTTTTCCACCTATTCACTCAATACCACTATTTTAATGGTGTGTGAGCCGGGTACGCATAAAACTATTGACCATGTGCTATTAGATCCACTGCGTTATGGTATTGGTAGTTATCAGGTCTGGGGATGGGTCAATAATTTTATGTGTTTTAACGATTTAATCAGTTTAAACGACGGAAAATATACATGGGAGCAAGAAACACCTTTTAAAAAGGATATCATCCAAGATCAAGGCTGGCCGGAATGGATGGTTGAGGCGTTTAACGCCCTGTCGCCCGAACACCTTACTGAGATTAAGCAAAAATATCATGTGCAATAA
- a CDS encoding YiiX/YebB-like N1pC/P60 family cysteine hydrolase, with protein sequence MALSREKTLIKMQIGDIIFQSQNEESEFNKAITHSGSLPSSNDIINQISHVGLYIGNDLVIEATQKHGVIKQPLKSFLDSAQYNVVATIGNKTIIKNALIRVQDCLGLPYNHSFRSDAKGFYCSQLITYTFKYESGKDYFKLYPMNFKNLTTDQILPYWINYYRELKQPIPQGELGSHPQQLLRQKELFKTILTLK encoded by the coding sequence CTCAGAATGAGGAAAGCGAATTTAATAAGGCGATTACTCATTCTGGTTCCCTGCCTAGTTCAAACGATATAATTAATCAAATAAGCCATGTCGGCTTATATATCGGCAATGATCTGGTGATTGAAGCGACCCAAAAGCATGGAGTAATCAAGCAACCACTTAAATCTTTTTTAGACTCCGCCCAATATAATGTGGTTGCAACGATTGGCAATAAAACTATCATTAAAAATGCATTAATTCGTGTTCAAGACTGTTTAGGATTGCCCTATAACCACAGTTTTCGTTCAGATGCCAAAGGGTTTTACTGTAGCCAACTGATTACTTATACTTTTAAGTATGAATCGGGTAAAGACTATTTTAAACTTTATCCTATGAATTTTAAGAATTTAACCACTGACCAGATTCTCCCCTATTGGATCAATTATTATCGAGAATTAAAACAACCGATCCCTCAAGGAGAGCTCGGTTCACATCCACAACAGCTATTAAGACAAAAAGAACTATTTAAGACAATCTTGACCCTTAAATAA